DNA from Halobaculum sp. XH14:
CCGCGTCCGTCGGCTCGCCGAGATACGTGCCCAGGCCGACGCTCGACACGACTCCCCGCCCGAACCGGCGGAAGTAGGTCCGGCCGAACCGGTCGCCGAACCTGTCGCGATAGCTCCACGTTCCCGCTGCAGTCGCCATGGTCTGAAACAGTACGCGACGGGGAAAAGCGCTCCCGATCCGTCGGGCGTCGAACCCGAACCTACACGTCGCCGCTCATCGAGTCGAACAGCCTGTCGAGCAGCGCGTCGCCCCGGGGGGAGGACACCTCGCGCGTGCCGTCGGCCTGGACGGCCGGCGGGATCTGGCCGCCGCCCATCCGGGCGTGACCGCCCGCGCTCGCGTTGGCGAGGTCGCCGACGGCGGCCGCGAGCGTCCGGCCCATGTGGACGCGGTCGTCGCGCGAGCGACCCGACATGTGGACCGTCCCGTCGCGCTCGCCGAGGACGACGACCGCCGTTACCCCCTCGAGGCCGACGAGTTCGTCCGCCGCCTGCGGGATCGCGTCGACGTTCGACACCGCGCCGACGTCGCTGACGGCGAACGAGCCGCGGACCTCGCGTCCGGCGATGGCACGCGCCTTCACTTCCAGCGTCTCCGTGCTGACCTCCGGGTCGGCGATGCGGGTGAGCAGGTCCTCGTCGACGCCGGGATGGAGGAAGCTGGCGGCCTCGAAGTCGGCCGGCGACGCGCCGCGGGTCAGCCGGTTCGTGTCGGAGAGGATGCCGTACAGCAGGCCGGTGGCCGTCCGGGTCGGGAGCGCCTCCCCGTCGACCTCGCTGTCGTGTCGGTCCGGCGGCACCGGCGTCGCGCCCGCGGCCCGGAGATACTCGGTCAGGATGCTCGAACACGCGCCGTACTCCGTGCGTACGTCGGTGAACTCCTGACCCGCGCCGCCGCCGGGGTGGTGGTCGATGACGCACGCCGGGAGGACGCCGTCCGCGCCGGTGAAGCCGCGCGGTTCGTTGTGGTCGACGAGCACGACCGCCTCCGATTCGATCTCGGAGACGTGTTCGAGCTTCTCCATCTCGACGTCGAGCACCGTGCGGAACGCCCTATTCTCCTGTCTGCGGATCTGCCCGGGGAACTGGAGCGCCGCCTCGGTGTCGACGGTCTCGGCCATGCGAGCGACGCCGAGCGCCGAGGCCATCGCGTCGGCGTCCGGGTTCGGGTGCAACAGCACGGCGACCTCCTCGTGCTCGGCGAGCACGGCCGCGAACCGTTTCCCCGCCGGCCGTTTCAGCCAGCGATAGACCAGTCCGCCGGCCACGAGGAGGAGAATCCCGCCGACCACGGCAGCGACCACCTGCTGGTCGACCTGTGAAAGGCCCTCGATGCCGCGGACGAGTTGGCCCCTCACGTCCTGTATCATGTTCGGGGGCTGGAACTGGGATACCAAGAAAGTACTAGACGGTTTCCGCGTGCAACGGACGTTAGTCGGACGACGTCTCGGAGGTTGCTTCGACGGCGCTCCG
Protein-coding regions in this window:
- a CDS encoding DHH family phosphoesterase encodes the protein MIQDVRGQLVRGIEGLSQVDQQVVAAVVGGILLLVAGGLVYRWLKRPAGKRFAAVLAEHEEVAVLLHPNPDADAMASALGVARMAETVDTEAALQFPGQIRRQENRAFRTVLDVEMEKLEHVSEIESEAVVLVDHNEPRGFTGADGVLPACVIDHHPGGGAGQEFTDVRTEYGACSSILTEYLRAAGATPVPPDRHDSEVDGEALPTRTATGLLYGILSDTNRLTRGASPADFEAASFLHPGVDEDLLTRIADPEVSTETLEVKARAIAGREVRGSFAVSDVGAVSNVDAIPQAADELVGLEGVTAVVVLGERDGTVHMSGRSRDDRVHMGRTLAAAVGDLANASAGGHARMGGGQIPPAVQADGTREVSSPRGDALLDRLFDSMSGDV